CGAGAGGAGGCATCACCCGCATTGCTGGCGCCACAACGCCAGGGCACGCTCAAGGTGGTCGGTGCCTTCTATCATCTCGACAGCGGCAAGGTTAATTTCCTTGAGGACTGAGACGGGATCGAAATCGCTTTGATCTGAGACAATGACACGGAAACGAGATATTCCGAAAATCGCCGGATGGGACCATTCGGCCGTTGAGTGAGTGAAGTCGGGAGTCTGACTCTATGAGCAATCTAACCAGACGCGAGGCGATAGGAACGACAGCGATCGGAGCGGCGGGGCTTGCGCTATCGGCAACCGCTTCAAGCGCCGGCGCGCAGGAACCGCAGCCCATCGCTGCCATTGCCGGAAAGCACATCCCCAAGCCCTTGCGGTTCGATCCGGCGAAGCTATCCGGCCTTTCCGAGCGCCTGATAACCTCACATTGGGAGAACAACTACCAAGGTTCGGTCCGAGGTCTAAACACCATCGAAAAGCGCCTCGCCGCCGCGATGGCGGACCCGGACTATCCAACCGTCGCCTATGCCGGAATGAAGCGCGAGGAGCTACACCGTACGGGATCTATGGTGCTTCATGAACTCTACTTCGACGGGCTTGGCGGGGACGGAAATCCGGGCGGCCCGATCTTCGAGGCGCTGGACAGCTGGTTTGGCAGCTATGAAGACTGGGAGGCCGAATTCCGCCGCACCGCCATGTCGCTGGCGGGCGGATCGGGCTGGTGCATCCTCACGTGGAACGCACACACGCGCTCATTGCACAACTACTGGGCGTGGGATCACATGCACGGCGCGGCAGCGGGCGTACCGTTGATTGCGCTCGATATGTATGAACATTCCTATCACATGGACTACGGCACCGCTGCCGCGCGCTATGTCGACGCCTTCATGGCCAATCTCGACTGGGAAGTGATAGACGCGCGGTACCAGGCGGCCACGACCTGACCAGAGTTTCTCGCGCCGGTCTCCGACCATTCGAAGGGCGCGTGCTAGCATTGAGCTTTAAAGGAGCCACCGAACTTATGGAGTTGCGCCACCCCGCTAAGGGGTCCGAGACCCACGAGGTGACCAATCAGCCTCCACCTCTCGTAGGCTTCAATCGGTTCCGCTCGGATCGGGCGCTGCAAGAGGCTGTGATCCGGTCCGGAGCGGGCAGCCACGTCGATCGGCTCGATGGTTTTGGCGAGAAGACAGGCTCGAACGAGGTCATCGGCTGGGGCGAGGATGCGAATCAGAATTGCCCTAGGCTCGAGACTCATGACCGCTTCGGTCACCGGATCGACGAAGTCCGGTTCCATCCTTCCTATCATCAATTGATGTCGTTGGGACTCGACGAGGGAGTGGCGGCGGTCGCCTGGGATGGAACAGAGGCAGGGCAGACGCTTCACGCCGCGTTGAGCTTTCTGGTCGGCCAGGCCGAGGCTGGCACCGGTTGCCCGATGACGATGACCTATGCCGCTGTCGCGGCGCTCGGCCTCGATCGTGACATTGGCAGTTTCTGGATACCCCGGATCACGGCATCGCGCTACGATCCGGCGGTCAGGCCTGCACCGGAGAAGGCGGGCGTCACGATCGGCATGGCCATGACCGAAAAGCAAGGCGGCTCGGACGTCCGTGCGAACACCACCAGAGCTCAGGCGGGAGACGGAGCATACCGGCTCACCGGGCACAAGTGGTTCTGTTCAGCACCGATGTGCGACGCCTTTCTGACATTGGCCTACACCGAAGCGGGATTAACCTGTTTCCTGGTTCCCAAGTGGACACCGGTTGGCGAACGCAATGCCGGTTTTCGCATCATGCGCCTTAAGAACAAGCTGGGTGATCTCTCGAATGCCTCCTCGGAGATCGAATATCACGATGCTTATGCGGAGCGGGTTGGAGAGGAGGGGCGCGGGGTGGCAACGATCATCCAGATGGTTCAGCATACCCGTCTGGACTGCATTGTCGGCTCTGCTGCTACTATGCGCGCCGCGCTGGCCGAGGCCATATGGCACACCAGCCATCGCACGGCGTTCCAGCGCAATCTGGCGGACCAGCCCGCGATGGCCGCTGTCCTTGCAGACCTTGCCGTGGAGAGCGAAGCGGCCACATCGCTTGCGTTCCGTGTCGCAGCCGCATTCGACCGTAAGGAACCGCTGGCCCGTCTGCTGACACCGATCGCCAAATACTGGGTCTGCAAACGCGCGCCGGGCATGGTGTACGAAGCGATGGAATGCCTTGGTGGTGGCGGCTATGTCGAGGACGGACCGATGCCGCGCCTTTTCCGGCAATCACCCCTAAACGCAATCTGGGAAGGCTCGGGCAACGTCATCGCGCTTGATGTCTTGCGAGCGATAACGCGCGAACCCGACTCGCTCGAATCTTTGCGGGAGTTTCTCGCAGAGGCACGCGGCAAACACCCCTTATACGACAACTGGATCGAGTCGCTCGATTTCAGCGATAGCGGTGAGCACCGCGCACGCAATATGGTCGAAAGGTTGGCGCTAGCAGCGCAGGCTGCGGCGCTGATTTGCGCTGAAAGCCCGATTGCCGAGGCATTTTGCCGGTTACGCCTTGTGAGCCCATCGCTGGCCTATGGCGGCTCGGACGCGGTTATCGACTCACGTGACATTATCGAGCGGGCAAAGCCAGCAATCGGCTGACGCAACAAGGCGCGATGGCCCGCGGCCGCTATTCATTCGCCAGCGCCGAAATCCGCCTCATGGCTTGCGTAAAGCGTTGCAGTGCATCAGACGTGCTGCCACGCGGCAGCATCGCTTCGATCAGGTAGAAGCCGTCCTCTTCTTCGACCGCTCTCTTCAGCGCCTCGGCGAGTTGGGAGCAGGCCTCAACCCGCTCTCCTTTCCCACCAAGCGATTGCGCCAAGTCTGCATAGTGAAAATCGGCGAGGTCGGTGTAAGCATCAGCTGCGGCAAAACTCCGGAGCATCCCCCAGCCCTGATTGTTGAGGACGATCACGATCGGTGACCATCCATAGCGTTGGCAGTTTCCGAGTTCCCAGCCGGTCATCTGGAATGCGCCATCCCCGACGAGCACGATCGGACGGCGGCCTGTGACAGCGTTGATGGCAAGCCCCGCGGGGACGCCTGTTCCCATCGAAGCATAGTATCCAGGCGCAACCAATTCGGTATCGGCGACTTCCAGGCCTATGAACAGGCAGTCTCCGACATCGGCGGCAATCGGCATGGGCCCATGAGTTTCGAACAGGTCGTTGATGCCGATGGCGATATGCGACGGTGCCAGCGGCGTCGCGTCATCGGGCAACCCAACCGCGTAGGATGCACCGCTCGCCGACTTGGCCGCTCCGATCGGCTCGGCGATTTCGGTCAACGCGTCGATCAGCGCTTCGAGTGTGACGTCCGGATAGATGTGATGAGCGAACACCACGGTGCGATCAAGCGCGCGGATCGATGCTCGCATATCGATCTCGCGTCCGGAAACGCCAAAATTCGTGTCGCAAACAATCACTCCGAGCATCAACAGGCAGTCCGCGCCTTCTATCGCTTCGGCGACGCCCGAGTTCCCGGCGGAGCCA
The Erythrobacter sp. JK5 DNA segment above includes these coding regions:
- a CDS encoding acyl-CoA dehydrogenase family protein → MTNQPPPLVGFNRFRSDRALQEAVIRSGAGSHVDRLDGFGEKTGSNEVIGWGEDANQNCPRLETHDRFGHRIDEVRFHPSYHQLMSLGLDEGVAAVAWDGTEAGQTLHAALSFLVGQAEAGTGCPMTMTYAAVAALGLDRDIGSFWIPRITASRYDPAVRPAPEKAGVTIGMAMTEKQGGSDVRANTTRAQAGDGAYRLTGHKWFCSAPMCDAFLTLAYTEAGLTCFLVPKWTPVGERNAGFRIMRLKNKLGDLSNASSEIEYHDAYAERVGEEGRGVATIIQMVQHTRLDCIVGSAATMRAALAEAIWHTSHRTAFQRNLADQPAMAAVLADLAVESEAATSLAFRVAAAFDRKEPLARLLTPIAKYWVCKRAPGMVYEAMECLGGGGYVEDGPMPRLFRQSPLNAIWEGSGNVIALDVLRAITREPDSLESLREFLAEARGKHPLYDNWIESLDFSDSGEHRARNMVERLALAAQAAALICAESPIAEAFCRLRLVSPSLAYGGSDAVIDSRDIIERAKPAIG
- a CDS encoding superoxide dismutase: MSNLTRREAIGTTAIGAAGLALSATASSAGAQEPQPIAAIAGKHIPKPLRFDPAKLSGLSERLITSHWENNYQGSVRGLNTIEKRLAAAMADPDYPTVAYAGMKREELHRTGSMVLHELYFDGLGGDGNPGGPIFEALDSWFGSYEDWEAEFRRTAMSLAGGSGWCILTWNAHTRSLHNYWAWDHMHGAAAGVPLIALDMYEHSYHMDYGTAAARYVDAFMANLDWEVIDARYQAATT
- the ipdC gene encoding indolepyruvate/phenylpyruvate decarboxylase, yielding MSETLATALLKALKDRGADRVFGIPGDFVLPFFRAISETDILPLHTLSHEPSVGYAADAASRIGSSLGVAAVTYGAGALNMVNAVAQAYAEKSPLVVISGASGAQEGVLGLGLHHQVKSLNSQFEVFRELTCAQCILDDPAIAHQGIARVLDTAISLSRPVYIEFPRDLVDMPCASVPSMHLPPPDLDSARACAREIIGKLRAAESPAILVGVEARRYDLEDRIAELCRTLCIPVATSFMGRGLFAGEELPLLGTYLGSAGNSGVAEAIEGADCLLMLGVIVCDTNFGVSGREIDMRASIRALDRTVVFAHHIYPDVTLEALIDALTEIAEPIGAAKSASGASYAVGLPDDATPLAPSHIAIGINDLFETHGPMPIAADVGDCLFIGLEVADTELVAPGYYASMGTGVPAGLAINAVTGRRPIVLVGDGAFQMTGWELGNCQRYGWSPIVIVLNNQGWGMLRSFAAADAYTDLADFHYADLAQSLGGKGERVEACSQLAEALKRAVEEEDGFYLIEAMLPRGSTSDALQRFTQAMRRISALANE